In one Tachysurus fulvidraco isolate hzauxx_2018 chromosome 16, HZAU_PFXX_2.0, whole genome shotgun sequence genomic region, the following are encoded:
- the LOC113655645 gene encoding T-cell immunoglobulin and mucin domain-containing protein 4-like isoform X18, with product MNQLRCCIFSLVLLSFTVCTCSAKTVYGFEGQDINLPCKYDSAYHGVCDVCWMKGSIPNNGCGAQIIYANEKEVVMRDSVRYQLNGNLKMGDASLTIRKARLSDSGKYGCRVHVPGWFNDKKFEVNLAIRKAMKPVTTTTQAPVLTTPVPTTFPETTKQTEAPQTITTTTPLIPTQEPVFTTQNDIATTSEPATTVNTGPVSTTNDKTTTSPEKVTTKHTEPVFTTQNDIATTSEPATTVNTVPVSTTNDKTTTSPEKVTTKHTGSVSYMQNETTGLPVNVTSKHTALVTTVVNSENYLDESSMENNMPVKEVKVLPAILVPVLLILLFMGIVALYLIFKRKRRLRSTLGIAKNSSSSVNYNNLENSVTLPMTSSADSEMS from the exons ATGAATCAGCTTCGCTGCTGCATCTTCTCACTTGTGCTCCTCAGCTTCACAG TTTGTACATGTAGCGCCAAGACTGTATACGGATTTGAGGGTCAGGATATCAATCTCCCGTGCAAGTATGACTCGGCTTATCATGGGGTATGTGATGTATGCTGGATGAAAGGAAGCATCCCAAATAATGGGTGTGGTGCTCaaattatttatgcaaatgaaaaagaagtggtgatgagagacagtgtgagataTCAGCTAAATGGAAATCTGAAGATGGGAGATGCCTCTCTCACTATCCGCAAAGCAAGATTAAGTGACTCAGGAAAATATGGCTGCCGAGTCCATGTACCTGGATGGTTCAACGATAAAAAATTTGAGGTCAACTTAGCCATCAGGAAAg CAATGAAACCTGTAACAACTACAACACAGG CACCTGTTTTAACGACACCTGTGCCAACCACATTCCCTGAGACCACTAAGCAAACAG aAGCACCACAAACCATTACAACTACTACACCACTCATTCCTACCCAGG AACCTGTTTTCACAACCCAGAATGATATAGCCACCACCTCTGAGCCTGCGACCACTGTGAATACAG gaCCTGTTTCAACAACAAATGATAAAACAACCACCAGCCCTGAGAAAGTGACCACTAAGCATACAG AACCTGTTTTCACAACCCAGAATGATATAGCCACCACCTCTGAGCCTGCGACCACTGTGAATACAG TACCTGTTTCAACAACAAATGATAAAACAACCACCAGCCCTGAGAAAGTGACCACTAAGCATACAG gaTCTGTTTCATATATGCAGAATGAAACAACAGGCCTCCCTGTGAATGTGACTTCTAAGCATACAG CTTTGGTTACAACAGTTGTGAACTCAGAAAATTACCTTGATGAATCTTCTATGGAGAACAATATGCCT GTGAAAGAAGTAAAGGTGCTTCCTGCAATATTGGTGCCAGTTCTACTGATTCTGCTGTTTATGGGAATTGTTGCTCTTTACCTAATAT TTAAACGTAAAAGAAGATTGAGGTCAACACTAGGAAT AGCCAAGAACTCATCCTCTTCTGTCAACTACAACAACTTAGAGAACAGCGTGACCCTGCCCATGACGAGCTCAGCCGATAGTGAGATGAGTTGA
- the tmem151ba gene encoding transmembrane protein 151B — protein sequence MSPASSGPNNTNSVPHDQTERRREEQRPQQQSLIEAVWRESHWKCLLLTLLIYGCVFAMTWCCLAKVTRLSIESNVKSRTVVYHDSACSDGYVYIPVAFLFTLYMLYLVECWHCSMRFNLQYKGDLESIVERVQHMQQATPCIWWRAISYHYVRRTRHVTRYRNSDAYSSTQVNHERVNTHAAEAEFDYGNCGAKDVSKQLAGMEDFPITKLRFTKCFSFANAESENSYLTQRARFFAENEGLDDYMEAREGMHLKNVDFREHVMVISGQLPWFLRRCVFWTAAVMTFSWPLRILTEYRTAYLHYHVEKLFGFNYLHYCHQISRVNTIDSTELEWHIRSNQQLVPSYSEAVLMDSNVSGRDSFSPQNCERCRRALSGSSIFSRSALSLFSIGHAYGSLNESSAPEHHQPSPPTYQDALRFPVLIVHRSDGCLSHEHRLLHHNGSCVETSL from the exons ATGTCTCCAGCATCATCCGGGCCAAACAACACAAATTCAGTTCCCCATGACCAAAccgagagaaggagagaagag CAGAGGCCCCAACAGCAGTCACTGATTGAGGCAGTGTGGCGCGAGTCACACTGGAAATGCCTTCTACTCACACTGCTCATTTATGGTTGTGTATTCGCTATGACATGGTGCTGCTTGGCCAAGGTGACACGACTCAGCATCGAAAGTAACGTCAAGAGCAGAACGGTGGTGTATCATGACAGTGCCTGCTCTGATGGTTATGTCTATATCCCTGTggcatttttatttactctttatATGCTGTACTTGGTGGAGTGTTGGCACTGTTCAATGCGCTTCAACCTGCAGTATAAAGGGGATTTGGAGAGTATAGTGGAGCGGGTGCAGCATATGCAGCAGGCCACACCGTGCATCTGGTGGAGGGCCATCAGTTACCACTATGTGCGACGCACACGTCATGTGACCCGCTACCGCAATAGTGATGCCTACAGTTCCACACAGGTGAACCATGAACGGGTCAACACGCATGCAGCCGAGGCAGAGTTTGATTATGGAAACTGCGGTGCGAAGGACGTCTCCAAGCAGCTTGCAGGCATGGAAGACTTTCCTATCACCAAACTCCGCTTCACCAAATGCTTTAGCTTTGCCAACGCAGAGTCAGAGAACTCCTATCTGACACAGAGAGCACGGTTCTTCGCAGAAAACGAGGGGCTGGATGACTACATGGAGGCTCGTGAGGGCATGCACCTTAAAAATGTGGACTTCAGGGAGCATGTAATGGTAATCTCAGGTCAACTGCCATGGTTTTTGAGGCGCTGCGTGTTTTGGACAGCAGCGGTGATGACATTCTCTTGGCCCTTGCGTATTCTGACCGAGTATCGCACAGCTTATCTTCACTACCACGTAGAGAAGCTGTTCgggtttaattatttacattactgCCACCAGATCTCCAGGGTGAACACAATCGATAGCACCGAGCTTGAGTGGCACATCCGCTCCAACCAGCAGCTGGTGCCCAGTTACTCTGAGGCTGTGCTGATGGATTCAAATGTGTCGGGCCGAGACTCATTCTCCCCCCAGAACTGTGAGCGCTGCCGTAGGGCCTTGAGTGGCTCGTCCATTTTTTCTCGCAGTGCCCTGAGTCTTTTTTCAATAGGTCATGCATATGGCAGCCTGAATGAAAGCTCTGCCCCAGAGCACCACCAGCCATCTCCTCCAACCTATCAGGATGCATTGCGCTTCCCTGTGCTGATTGTGCACCGCAGCGATGGCTGCCTCAGCCATGAGCATCGCTTACTCCATCACAACGGCTCCTGCGTGGAGACGTCCTTATGA